One genomic segment of Desulfocapsa sulfexigens DSM 10523 includes these proteins:
- a CDS encoding GlsB/YeaQ/YmgE family stress response membrane protein produces MDINSLIIFLAIGALAGWFAGKIIKGRGFGAIGNIIVGVVGAVLGGYVFSFLGVTAGGLIGSIITATVGAIILLFVISIAKKV; encoded by the coding sequence ATGGATATAAATAGCTTGATAATATTTCTAGCGATTGGCGCATTAGCCGGGTGGTTTGCTGGCAAAATAATTAAAGGGAGAGGATTTGGAGCCATAGGCAATATTATTGTTGGCGTTGTTGGAGCTGTTTTGGGCGGTTATGTGTTCAGCTTTCTGGGTGTAACAGCGGGAGGGTTAATAGGCTCTATAATTACAGCCACCGTTGGTGCCATCATTTTGTTGTTTGTAATCAGTATAGCTAAGAAGGTCTAA